The Epinephelus lanceolatus isolate andai-2023 chromosome 8, ASM4190304v1, whole genome shotgun sequence genome includes a window with the following:
- the slc61a1 gene encoding molybdate-anion transporter, translating to MLVTAYLAIIFLLALCVVLELAARRLTPPQSTPTATANPVFRRFQSIFLRAYLLALWADWLQGPYLYKLYRHYSFLESQIAILYVCGLASCVLFAPFSGWLPQVLGRRQTCLLFCLSYSACCLTKLSTDYFVLIVGRILGGLSTSLLTTTFEAWYVHRHVDVHDFPKEWIPSTFTKVATWNHGLAVGAGLVANLLAEWLHLGPVAPFLLAVPCLMGCGWVVLTDWGKEEAEECHEGDKHKLILGAPNGGVTRLSARARFSRSCHDGLRCLLSDKRVMLLGGVQALFESVLYIFVFLWTPVLDPHGPPLGIVFSCLMAASMAGSLLYRLATSTRYRLQPGHVLCLAVLMAFFSLFMLTFSTTPGQPRPRESFLAFLLLELACGLYFPAVSFLQGRVIPEEKRAGVLAWFRLPLHLLACLGLLALHGEISGTGAGEEGSGTRHMFGGCAVMMLAALMAVVSLFTLGRNDTDLRLEGTRGEGEMF from the coding sequence ATGTTGGTGACAGCATATCTTGCCATCATTTTCCTGCTTGCCCTGTGTGTTGTCCTGGAGCTCGCAGCACGCCGTCTCACCCCACCTCAGTCTACTCCTACTGCCACGGCCAACCCAGTTTTCCGTCGCTTCCAGAGTATATTCCTCCGGGCATACCTGTTGGCTTTGTGGGCAGACTGGCTCCAGGGTCCTTACCTCTACAAACTGTACCGCCACTACAGCTTCCTGGAATCTCAAATAGCCATCTTATATGTGTGTGGCCTGGCCTCTTGTGTTCTGTTTGCTCCTTTTTCAGGATGGCTCCCTCAAGTCTTGGGCCGCAGACAGACATGTCTTCTCTTCTGCCTGTCCTACTCTGCTTGTTGTCTCACCAAGCTGTCCACAGACTACTTTGTTTTGATTGTGGGTCGGATCCTGGGGGGTCTGTCCACATCCCTTCTCACCACCACATTTGAAGCCTGGTACGTGCACCGTCATGTAGATGTCCATGATTTTCCTAAGGAGTGGATCCCAAGTACGTTCACCAAAGTTGCTACCTGGAATCATGGGCTCGCCGTGGGAGCAGGGCTGGTTGCTAACTTGCTGGCTGAATGGCTCCACCTAGGACCAGTGGCCCCCTTTCTTCTGGCGGTCCCCTGCTTGATGGGCTGTGGCTGGGTGGTACTAACAGACTGGGGCAAGGAAGAGGCTGAAGAATGCCACGAGGGAGACAAACATAAACTTATTCTAGGTGCTCCAAATGGAGGTGTGACCCGTTTGTCTGCGAGGGCCCGTTTCTCACGCAGCTGCCATGATGGGTTGCGCTGCCTTTTATCAGACAAGAGAGTCATGCTACTAGGTGGAGTGCAAGCTCTGTTTGAAAGTGTCCtctacatttttgttttcctgtggACCCCGGTACTGGACCCTCATGGGCCTCCTTTGGGAATAGTGTTTTCTTGTCTGATGGCTGCCAGTATGGCCGGCTCCTTGCTCTACCGCCTAGCCACCTCCACACGCTACCGTctacagcctggccatgttctCTGCCTGGCTGTGTTGATGGCCTTCTTCTCCCTTTTCATGCTGACCTTTTCAACTACCCCAGGCCAACCTAGACCTCGTGAGTCCTTCCTGGCCTTCCTGCTGCTGGAGCTGGCCTGTGGGCTCTACTTCCCTGCAGTCAGCTTTCTCCAGGGCAGGGTGATCCCAGAGGAAAAGCGTGCTGGGGTGCTGGCCTGGTTCCGGCTGCCTCTGCACCTGCTGGCCTGCCTGGGGCTGCTGGCGCTTCATGGGGAGATATCAGGAACAGGTGCAGGGGAGGAGGGCAGCGGCACCAGACACATGTTTGGAGGCTGTGCAGTTATGATGCTGGCAGCTTTGATGGCTGTAGTCAGTCTGTTCACTCTGGGCAGAAACGACACAGACCTGAGACTGGAAGGAACCAGAGGGGAGGGGGAGATGTTTTGA
- the LOC117258579 gene encoding protein lifeguard 2-like, translating into MTQGKLSLANKSTSGSSSGEALVPPAPPSYEEATAGTSAPCYNDVEMLTEFTWDDHNIRRVFIRKVYAILMIQLLVTLAIVALFTFCDPVKDYIQANPGWYWASYVVFFVTYLTLSCCSAPRRQFPWNLILLCIFTLSLSYMTGMLSSFYNTKSVVMCLGITAAVCLLVTIFSFQTKLDVTSYQGVLFVFCMVMFISGLVLALVLPFQYVPWLDATYAALGAILFTMFLAFDTQLVMGNKRYTLSPEEYVFATLNIYLDIIYIFSFLLQIFGTKQE; encoded by the exons ATGACACAGGGCAAG CTGTCACTTGCAAACAAGTCCACCAGTGGATCCTCCAGTGGAGAGGCCTTAGTGCCACCAGCTCCTCCCAGCTATGAGGAAGCCACGGCAG GCACCAGTGCTCCATGCTACAATGATGTTGAGATGCTCACAGAGTTCACCTGGGATGATCACAACATCAGGAGGGTCTTCATCCGTAAG GTGTACGCCATCTTGATGATCCAGCTTTTGGTCACCCTCGCTATTGTGGCTCTTTTCACATTCTG TGACCCAGTGAAGGACTACATTCAAGCCAACCCTGGCTGGTACTGGGCCTCTTA TGTTGTGTTCTTTGTCACATATCTGACCCTGTCTTGCTGCTCTGCACCAAG GAGACAGTTTCCATGGAATCTGATTCTGCTGTGCATCTTT ACACTCTCACTCTCCTACATGACAGGGATGCTGTCCAG CTTctataacaccaagtcagtagtgatgtgtCTGGGCATCACAGCAGCAGTCTGTCTCCTGGTCACAATCTTCAGCTTCCAAACTAAG CTTGATGTGACATCATACCAAGGCGTGCTCTTCGTCTTCTGCATGGTCATGTTCATCTCTGGACTGGTGCTGGCGCTCGTCCTTCCCTTTCAATAT GTACCCTGGTTGGACGCCACCTACGCTGCCTTGGGAGCCATCCTGTTTACCATG tttttggcatttgaCACCCAGCTCGTCATGGGCAACAAGCGCTACACCTTGAGTCCAGAAGAGTATGTCTTCGCCACTCTCAACATCTACCTGGATATCATCTACATCTTCTCTTTCTTGCTCCAAATCTTTGGAACAAAACAAGAGTAA
- the nr1d4a gene encoding nuclear receptor subfamily 1, group D, member 4a, translating to MDNSPGGGVILYAGSSGSSSPSPGSPSSGYQTQSPSSHSQPSSPEEVTFTEIGALKHRASGCTTPSSKLVFQFPDVYSPPPAAATPQHTYAHPIAGKRPCGFTGTFTKTGGMVLLCKVCGDIASGFHYGVHACEGCKGFFRRSIQQNINYKMCVKNENCLIMRMNRNRCQHCRFKKCLSVGMSRDAVRFGRIPKREKQRLLDEMQSYMNSLNESAAMDMDSSSVRDAPSSPEDGNSKEAIGAISRAYRDIFTSSNNNGQERAAKRANITTNNNNNTSSFSQDANFTQVSSHPNPAQSYQSCPVASATLCPAAPNDNQATFHNVENNRYTYLVSTNQNHEQSNSTTSQRATSVNHNSFRNAGSTQNQPTCPWKLAPGAKVLACPLNAWPISGAERTSQEIWESFSQCFTPAVKEVVEFAKGIPGFQELSQQDQVMLLKSGTFQVLMVRFCTLFNAEERTVTFLNGQTYPLSTLRALGMGSLLDAMFEFSEKLGSLGLEPDEMALFMAVVLVSADRSGISDMRAVEQLQEGLIRALRSLITRRRPDDSALFPKLLLRLPDLRTLNNLHSDKLLAFRIDP from the exons ATGGATAACAGCCCTGGTGGAG GAGTCATCCTGTATGCAGGGTCCTCCGGCAGCTCCAGCCCCAGCCCTGGCAGCCCCTCCAGCGGGTACCAGACCCAGTCACCCTCCTCACACTCCCAGCCCTCATCTCCAGAGGAGGTTACCTTCACAGAGATTGGGGCGTTGAAACACAGGGCAAGTGGGTGCACCACCCCGTCCTCCAAACTGGTATTCCAGTTCCCAGACGTCTACAGTCCCCCCCCTGCAGCAGCCACTCCACAGCATACCTATGCACACCCCATCGCGGGAAAGAGGCCATGCGGGTTCACAGGAACGTTCACAA AGACAGGAGGAATGGTCCTGCTTTGCAAAGTCTGTGGGGACATTGCATCTGGTTTCCACTAtggtgtgcatgcatgtgaggGTTGCAAG ggtTTTTTCCGCCGCAGCATCCAGCAGAACATCAACTACAAGATGTGCGTGAAGAATGAGAATTGTCTCATCATGCGCATGAACCGCAACCGGTGCCAGCACTGCCGCTTCAAGAAATGCCTCTCCGTTGGCATGTCAAGAGATG CTGTGCGTTTTGGCCGCATCCCCAAGAGAGAGAAGCAGCGACTTCTGGATGAGATGCAGAGCTACATGAACAGCCTAAACGAGTCGGCTGCCATGGACATGGACTCATCTTCGGTGAGGGATGCTCCCAGCAGCCCAGAAGATGGCAACTCAAAAGAGGCCATTGGGGCCATCTCCAGAGCCTACCGTGACATTTTcaccagcagcaacaacaacggCCAGGAGAGAGCAGCCAAGAGGGCTAACATCACCaccaataacaacaacaacacatcttCCTTTTCTCAGGATGCCAACTTTACCCAAGTCTCCTCTCACCCCAACCCTGCACAGAGTTATCAGTCATGCCCTGTTGCGTCTGCCACTCTATGCCCAGCTGCCCCCAATGACAACCAGGCTACATTCCACAATGTGGAAAACAACCGCTATACCTACCTAGTGTCAACAAACCAGAATCATGAGCAGTCCAACAGTACAACCTCTCAAAGGGCCACCTCTGTCAATCATAACAGTTTCCGCAATGCAGGAAGTACCCAAAACCAGCCCACTTGCCCATGGAAATTAGCTCCAGGAGCCAAAGTGCTG GCCTGTCCCCTCAACGCATGGCCCATATCAGGGGCAGAGCGCACGAGTCAGGAAATATGGGAATCATTCTCGCAGTGTTTCACTCCTGCTGTCAAGGAGGTGGTAGAGTTTGCCAAGGGCATCCCAGGATTTCAAGAGCTTAGCCAACAAGACCAAGTCATGCTGCTCAAATCAGGCACCTTTCAG GTTCTGATGGTGAGGTTCTGTACCTTGTTTAATGCTGAGGAGCGTACGGTGACGTTCCTGAATGGCCAGACTTACCCCCTATCCACTCTGCGGGCCTTGGGCATGGGTTCTCTACTGGACGCAATGTTTGAGTTCAGCGAGAAGTTGGGCTCCCTGGGGCTGGAGCCTGATGAAATGGCCCTATTTATGGCTGTGGTGCTGGTCTCTGCAG ATCGTTCTGGCATCTCAGACATGCGGGCTGTGGAACAGCTACAGGAGGGTCTGATCCGTGCCCTAAGGTCACTGATCACTCGCCGTCGCCCAGATGACTCCGCCCTCTTCCCCAAACTCCTCCTGCGCCTGCCGGACCTGCGCACCCTCAACAATCTGCACTCCGACAAACTGTTGGCCTTTCGCATCGACCCTTGA